A region from the Leptospira venezuelensis genome encodes:
- a CDS encoding esterase/lipase family protein: protein MKLGKFAVSFARDTSLGVLSGVKSALTGSFEWCAKSLSQISEAPTVNGTRLGEFLKDAGKSLGEAGNKTEEGLSRAFESTAQAMHTALEALSETESLIQRKVFENISVSSVVGDSFAGMITTSEIQASFRLEGKDVSPEDVLADWKKSGSKKPILCVPGLFCDEGLWLKNGEPSFSEILINENYYPFYLRFNPGAHISENGSKLLELVRKILEDPELKKKKFDVVTYSQGGLVLRSALYSSQKEGNPLSSNIQKVLFISSPDGGSYIEKVGFWLGLGAEALPVFPVQLVGYIGNQRSEAMKDLSHGIIREEDWKEGTHLGRYGKDKYFGELDDIDAYQIYSFVSEEEGDWSSWIGDGIVEKPSLTLFSDLVFRKKPNPETRVKILKGLSHYQIMPSAELREYFLKIFIGK, encoded by the coding sequence ATGAAGCTGGGAAAATTTGCAGTTTCATTCGCAAGAGATACTTCTCTTGGAGTTTTATCCGGAGTTAAGTCCGCGCTTACAGGTTCATTTGAATGGTGCGCAAAAAGTTTATCTCAAATTTCGGAAGCACCTACCGTAAATGGAACTCGCCTCGGAGAATTTTTAAAGGATGCAGGAAAGTCTTTAGGAGAAGCAGGAAATAAAACTGAAGAAGGTCTATCCAGAGCATTCGAATCTACTGCACAAGCAATGCATACTGCTTTGGAAGCGTTGAGTGAAACAGAATCTTTGATACAAAGAAAGGTATTCGAAAATATTTCTGTTTCTAGCGTTGTGGGAGATTCTTTTGCAGGGATGATCACTACTTCAGAGATCCAAGCGTCCTTTCGTTTAGAAGGAAAAGATGTAAGTCCAGAAGATGTATTGGCAGATTGGAAAAAATCTGGATCTAAAAAACCTATTTTATGTGTGCCCGGACTATTTTGCGACGAAGGACTTTGGCTTAAGAATGGAGAACCCTCTTTCTCTGAAATTCTAATAAACGAAAATTATTATCCATTTTATCTTAGATTCAATCCGGGAGCTCATATTTCGGAAAACGGCTCCAAACTTTTAGAATTGGTGAGAAAGATATTAGAAGATCCTGAATTGAAGAAGAAAAAATTTGATGTGGTTACTTATAGCCAGGGCGGACTCGTTCTTAGGAGTGCACTTTATTCTTCTCAAAAAGAAGGAAATCCACTTTCTTCTAATATTCAAAAAGTTTTATTTATCAGTTCTCCTGATGGAGGATCCTATATTGAAAAAGTAGGATTCTGGTTGGGGCTTGGAGCGGAAGCTTTACCTGTGTTTCCAGTGCAGTTAGTCGGCTATATTGGAAATCAAAGAAGTGAAGCAATGAAAGATCTTTCTCATGGAATTATAAGAGAGGAAGATTGGAAAGAGGGAACACACTTAGGTAGATACGGAAAAGATAAATATTTTGGCGAGCTAGATGATATAGATGCTTACCAGATCTATAGTTTCGTTTCCGAAGAAGAAGGAGACTGGTCTTCCTGGATTGGGGACGGAATTGTTGAAAAACCAAGTCTTACTCTTTTCAGCGATTTAGTATTTCGTAAGAAGCCAAATCCAGAAACTAGAGTTAAGATCCTAAAAGGATTATCTCATTATCAGATTATGCCTTCTGCCGAATTGAGAGAATATTTCTTAAAAATCTTTATAGGAAAATAA
- a CDS encoding DUF1801 domain-containing protein — protein MKSSSSPKRGIKYEDKSPGQPELVPIFNEIKKLMKPYIKGTIKERGDSRGQYGLVSEMEIEVKGKKKPEVYFAGVLVQKGYVGFYFMPVYSEPALKKVFPQELLKCLKGKSCFYIKKKDPVLLSQIKDALKLGYEDYKKKGWVK, from the coding sequence GTGAAAAGCAGTTCTTCCCCTAAACGAGGGATTAAATACGAAGACAAATCCCCGGGACAACCAGAACTAGTTCCGATTTTTAATGAGATTAAGAAACTGATGAAACCTTATATAAAGGGAACTATTAAAGAAAGAGGAGATTCACGAGGGCAATATGGCTTGGTCAGCGAAATGGAAATCGAAGTAAAAGGTAAAAAAAAGCCAGAGGTATATTTCGCTGGTGTACTCGTTCAAAAAGGATATGTGGGATTTTATTTTATGCCAGTGTATTCAGAGCCTGCATTAAAAAAGGTTTTCCCACAGGAACTTCTGAAATGTTTAAAAGGCAAAAGTTGTTTTTATATAAAGAAGAAGGATCCAGTCCTTCTTTCTCAAATCAAAGATGCCCTAAAATTAGGATACGAAGATTACAAGAAGAAGGGCTGGGTAAAATAA
- a CDS encoding Spy/CpxP family protein refolding chaperone, with protein MFRKITKITAILLVLGVTALLTQGCHHKWMSHEKRANYIVKKLKSELDLTETQAAALDKIKEDVLAKRKELKLGGHFLPKEAVEELRADKLNPEKWNKLGEEREKKIAALRVYFTKKAVEFHAVLTPEQRGKLADLILKFQSKFDKEDED; from the coding sequence ATGTTTCGCAAAATTACGAAAATAACCGCGATTTTGTTGGTGCTAGGGGTTACCGCCCTATTAACTCAAGGCTGCCATCATAAATGGATGTCTCATGAGAAAAGAGCCAATTATATCGTCAAAAAACTTAAGTCCGAATTGGATTTAACAGAGACACAGGCAGCAGCCCTTGATAAAATTAAAGAGGACGTGCTTGCAAAACGTAAAGAGCTAAAGTTGGGCGGACACTTTCTTCCTAAGGAAGCAGTAGAAGAACTTCGTGCAGATAAATTGAATCCTGAAAAGTGGAACAAACTGGGCGAAGAAAGAGAGAAAAAGATAGCAGCTCTTAGAGTATATTTCACCAAAAAGGCAGTGGAATTCCACGCAGTATTAACTCCCGAACAAAGAGGGAAACTGGCGGATCTAATCCTTAAGTTCCAGAGTAAATTCGATAAGGAAGACGAGGATTAA
- a CDS encoding RNA polymerase sigma factor, which produces MGEAEFSRFVEETREIVLAAISRYLYERFAYAIDDVAQETYLRAYKALQKGQFRGDSKLTTWLYTIARNESIRMNENLVREETKAEKAGKRSEEDSRTFAFDKELPEDREDLPTWEKAKLWIGNLPEAYRSVIQYYLSGYSEKEIAEVLGVPAGTVKSRAARGKEMLRRMQNSEKREGGEVWGKY; this is translated from the coding sequence ATGGGAGAGGCAGAATTTTCCCGCTTCGTAGAAGAAACCAGGGAGATCGTCTTAGCGGCGATCTCCCGTTACTTGTATGAACGCTTTGCATATGCGATAGACGATGTCGCACAGGAAACATATCTTCGCGCTTATAAGGCATTACAAAAAGGTCAATTCAGAGGAGACTCAAAACTGACTACTTGGTTATATACGATCGCCAGGAATGAATCCATTCGTATGAATGAAAATCTGGTAAGAGAGGAAACCAAGGCGGAGAAGGCTGGAAAAAGATCGGAAGAAGATTCCAGAACTTTCGCTTTTGATAAAGAACTTCCAGAGGATAGAGAAGATCTTCCTACATGGGAAAAAGCAAAACTTTGGATCGGTAATCTACCGGAAGCGTATAGAAGTGTGATTCAATATTATCTTTCTGGATATTCTGAAAAAGAGATCGCCGAAGTCCTGGGAGTTCCAGCTGGAACAGTAAAGTCCAGGGCGGCTAGAGGAAAAGAAATGTTGCGAAGAATGCAGAACTCCGAAAAAAGAGAAGGAGGAGAAGTATGGGGAAAATATTAA
- a CDS encoding lectin-like protein codes for MKRKLIMLTVLLISLSSTSLFASRGAVTESPIDIFEKSAEAKSLAVQRQVQVAANLPVHKALFYGTHNSYNSKAYAGPFFSYAFPNQQVSITDQLRLGARFIELDIHYYLSTNFKNDFLLCHAQSNDLGCNVFDRPASKGLEEIRNWISSPQNRNEVLVLYFEDYLDGRQDEFLGIVRSYLDPYLYRYNSGSCGDIPNAANMPKLKDMVSSNRRILMMSNGCYDGAWNQYSKRIFFGSNTISPKAFQGYPSCNWSRNTYDNTMTRVFNDSTNYFGVYDGVKESGVFTNDNIAQMLACGISVFGIDQFSPDFAKQGIWSWDNAEPNDYGGAEDCLQIVGSGRWNDNKCSNSYRYACKDGSGNWAITDASGNWANGKSACSARGWNFSSPVTPYENKKLQEAKTAKGVSEVWANLTDQYSEGYWEAGR; via the coding sequence ATGAAGAGAAAATTAATCATGCTTACCGTTTTGCTGATAAGCTTGTCTTCGACTAGTTTATTTGCGAGCAGGGGAGCAGTAACTGAAAGCCCGATCGATATATTCGAAAAGTCTGCGGAAGCAAAATCACTCGCTGTGCAAAGACAAGTGCAAGTAGCGGCGAACCTGCCGGTGCACAAGGCTTTATTTTATGGCACACATAATTCTTATAATAGTAAGGCATATGCGGGACCTTTCTTTTCTTATGCTTTTCCTAATCAACAGGTTTCGATTACGGATCAGTTGAGACTGGGAGCTAGGTTTATAGAATTAGATATTCATTATTATCTAAGCACGAATTTCAAAAACGATTTCTTACTTTGCCACGCTCAATCCAACGATTTAGGATGTAACGTATTCGATCGTCCTGCGAGCAAAGGGTTAGAAGAAATTCGTAATTGGATTTCTTCTCCCCAAAACAGAAACGAAGTTCTGGTCCTTTATTTTGAGGATTATCTGGATGGAAGACAAGATGAGTTCTTAGGGATCGTAAGAAGTTACTTAGACCCTTATCTATACAGATACAATAGTGGGTCTTGTGGAGATATTCCGAACGCAGCTAATATGCCTAAACTCAAAGATATGGTTTCTTCTAACAGAAGGATCCTAATGATGAGCAATGGTTGTTACGACGGAGCTTGGAATCAATATTCAAAACGGATTTTCTTCGGAAGTAATACAATTAGCCCGAAAGCTTTCCAAGGTTATCCTAGCTGTAACTGGTCAAGAAATACATACGATAACACTATGACTCGCGTTTTCAATGATAGCACCAACTACTTTGGCGTTTATGATGGCGTGAAAGAAAGTGGAGTATTCACAAACGATAATATAGCTCAGATGTTGGCTTGCGGGATCAGTGTATTCGGGATCGATCAATTCAGCCCTGATTTTGCAAAACAAGGAATTTGGTCTTGGGATAATGCTGAGCCGAACGATTATGGTGGCGCAGAAGATTGCCTACAGATCGTAGGAAGCGGACGTTGGAATGACAATAAGTGCTCCAATAGCTATCGTTATGCTTGCAAAGACGGAAGTGGAAACTGGGCAATCACAGATGCTTCTGGGAATTGGGCGAATGGAAAGAGCGCATGTTCTGCAAGAGGCTGGAACTTCTCCTCTCCTGTAACTCCATATGAAAACAAAAAACTCCAAGAGGCAAAAACAGCTAAGGGAGTTTCAGAAGTATGGGCAAATCTTACCGACCAATACTCGGAAGGATACTGGGAAGCCGGAAGATAA
- a CDS encoding response regulator, which yields MVQSFFKILFAEDNESSAELLIHFLERFNFEVDHVVDGMAAELKLRKTKYDFILLDNMMPVLSGVRLANKVPDLNKNTPIVFLTASNEKEDVMAAAHSKQLVGYILKPFDPEKLLQKIVSVLKIPSDMIVDKKKFPFSIERAQNVSYGNGVKLIGCPFQKNAEKIAQEIAFVLKELPGVRKFFIEVGEEFYYHKKAQEILTSLVTRLASKYEIKEEDILILSS from the coding sequence ATGGTCCAATCTTTCTTTAAAATTTTATTTGCAGAAGATAACGAAAGTTCTGCTGAGTTGCTCATTCATTTTTTGGAAAGGTTCAATTTCGAAGTGGACCATGTCGTCGACGGAATGGCCGCAGAGCTCAAATTAAGAAAAACCAAATATGATTTTATCCTCTTGGATAATATGATGCCTGTACTTTCCGGGGTCCGACTGGCAAATAAGGTCCCCGATCTGAACAAAAATACCCCGATTGTCTTTTTAACTGCAAGTAATGAAAAAGAAGATGTGATGGCCGCAGCTCATAGCAAACAACTTGTGGGCTATATTCTCAAACCATTCGATCCTGAAAAACTTTTACAAAAGATAGTCTCAGTTCTTAAAATCCCCAGTGACATGATCGTGGATAAAAAGAAATTTCCATTCTCTATTGAAAGAGCACAAAATGTCTCTTACGGGAATGGAGTAAAACTTATAGGTTGCCCTTTTCAAAAAAACGCGGAGAAGATTGCCCAAGAGATCGCCTTCGTTCTGAAGGAACTCCCTGGAGTCCGCAAATTCTTCATCGAAGTTGGAGAAGAATTCTACTATCACAAAAAAGCCCAGGAAATCCTGACCTCCCTTGTGACCCGTCTGGCTTCAAAATACGAGATCAAAGAAGAAGATATTCTCATACTTTCATCTTAA
- the lvrB gene encoding hybrid histidine kinase/response regulator LvrB: MRTLKFLFLEDSYTDLELIQRELKRGGVEYIPVHVQDREEYLKAIEDEKPDFIFSDYSLPNFDGLSALTIAKEQCPATPFIFVSGTYGEDAAIQTLTRGATDYVLKDRLVKLVPALRRAIRELEEHKALRRAEQEKFEIEEQLRQSQKVEAMGFLAGAMAHEINNPIMAIIDYAQLISKGEMDIDKAQKIASKIKQEGERISIMVKDLLRFARQEKAALEPVSVFALISKTRSIAEQRLKMSRIQLDIDVHTDLPSVMCKEGQILQVLLNLINNGIDALNQRYPEYDENKRMTISAKPEEIGGKPWVRITVEDLGSGIPQEIGKSIFNTFFTTKGADKGTGLGLSVSLGIVKEHGGFLSFESATNEYTRFFLDLPAV; the protein is encoded by the coding sequence ATGAGAACACTAAAATTCCTTTTTTTAGAAGATTCTTATACTGATCTAGAGCTTATTCAAAGAGAATTAAAAAGGGGAGGAGTAGAATATATTCCTGTCCATGTTCAAGATAGGGAAGAATATTTAAAGGCAATCGAAGATGAGAAACCTGATTTTATTTTTTCGGATTACTCACTTCCTAATTTTGATGGTTTATCGGCATTAACTATCGCAAAAGAACAATGTCCCGCTACTCCTTTTATTTTCGTTTCCGGAACATACGGCGAGGATGCTGCCATCCAAACTCTGACTAGAGGAGCAACTGATTACGTTCTGAAAGACCGGCTAGTTAAACTTGTACCAGCTTTAAGAAGAGCAATTAGAGAATTAGAAGAACATAAAGCTTTAAGAAGAGCAGAACAAGAGAAGTTCGAAATAGAAGAACAACTCAGGCAAAGCCAGAAAGTAGAAGCTATGGGGTTTTTGGCAGGAGCAATGGCCCACGAGATCAATAATCCTATCATGGCGATCATCGACTATGCCCAATTAATTTCTAAAGGAGAAATGGATATAGATAAGGCTCAAAAGATCGCTTCTAAGATAAAACAAGAAGGGGAAAGAATTTCCATAATGGTAAAGGATCTACTCAGATTCGCCAGACAAGAAAAGGCAGCCTTAGAGCCTGTAAGCGTTTTTGCTTTAATTTCCAAGACGCGTTCTATTGCTGAACAAAGATTAAAGATGAGCCGCATCCAATTGGATATAGATGTGCATACAGATCTTCCCTCTGTAATGTGCAAAGAAGGACAGATACTTCAGGTGCTTTTAAATCTGATCAATAATGGGATCGATGCTTTAAATCAACGTTATCCGGAATATGATGAGAATAAAAGAATGACCATCTCCGCAAAGCCTGAAGAGATCGGTGGTAAACCTTGGGTAAGGATCACAGTAGAAGATTTGGGTTCTGGAATTCCTCAGGAAATTGGTAAGTCCATTTTTAATACATTCTTTACAACCAAGGGAGCGGATAAAGGAACCGGTCTCGGACTTTCTGTCAGTCTTGGCATCGTGAAAGAGCATGGAGGATTTCTTTCGTTTGAAAGCGCAACCAATGAATACACTAGATTTTTCCTAGATTTGCCCGCAGTCTAA
- a CDS encoding CsaA family protein has protein sequence MMESTEYTNLVSEKPFADLDLRVGKVIGFELVLDHGEKAYRLILDFGENVGVRKSSEPILSLGEEKDFLGKQTLCVMDYPSTHIARMRAQALFLGFVEEEEEFSKSDAISFVQLAC, from the coding sequence ATGATGGAATCGACTGAATATACAAACTTAGTTTCGGAAAAACCTTTTGCCGATCTAGACCTAAGAGTCGGTAAAGTAATCGGTTTCGAATTGGTTCTCGATCACGGAGAAAAAGCTTATAGATTGATCTTGGATTTCGGTGAGAATGTCGGAGTCCGCAAATCAAGCGAACCCATTCTCTCCCTCGGAGAAGAAAAAGATTTCTTGGGTAAACAAACACTTTGTGTGATGGACTATCCTTCTACTCATATAGCAAGAATGAGAGCACAAGCCTTGTTCTTAGGCTTTGTGGAAGAAGAGGAAGAGTTCAGCAAATCCGACGCGATCAGCTTTGTCCAACTAGCTTGTTAA
- a CDS encoding ATP-binding protein, whose product MLSYDSKLRFGVVGIGLLGLLIGVSSWISSRNLTQSKDWESHTFSVISRLESLASSVKESRIRFLIFLASGRKEDLEYYKTEKQNLFVKLGELKYITRDNSTQQNSLMELGKLLNQKDELVQKIEHSTFKNHETKAENAKFENEIDRLIDKLKEKELSLLSERAHDSIRKEKITDWVLFFSISFNILILAVLYRFLKKESDRRIEAENILFEKNNLLENSLSEKEKFYKEILMIKSALDCASSNIMIADNNLNVVYTNRSIVNMFQAARESIRNEYPRFSPEALIGSCIDSFHANPEKQRQILSTFTNTYKSSISIGGRQFNLSADPVIGSSGERLGSVVEWLDVTERNLKEFQINKLNQDLEENIRKLEYANRELEAFSYSVSHDLRAPIRGIDGFTKIMLEDYSAILEPEPLRILNVIATNSKFMGQLIDDLLAFYRVSKLEPKSDSINMKHMVSDSIEIINQEYGSRSPIVEISELPPVKGDASMLKQVWLNLISNAYKYSSKSQNPFVEIGFLNEEGARTFFVKDNGVGFDDQYSHKLFKVFQRLHSSEEFTGTGIGLAIVDRIVQRHGGKVWAEGKMGQGATFYFTIPSKE is encoded by the coding sequence ATGCTTTCATATGATTCTAAACTAAGATTCGGAGTTGTCGGAATAGGTCTTTTGGGCCTATTGATTGGCGTTTCTTCTTGGATTAGTAGCAGGAATCTAACTCAATCCAAAGATTGGGAGTCTCACACTTTCAGCGTAATTTCTAGATTAGAAAGTCTGGCTTCGTCTGTAAAAGAAAGCAGAATCCGATTTTTAATTTTTTTAGCCTCGGGAAGAAAAGAGGATTTAGAATATTATAAAACAGAAAAACAGAATTTGTTCGTTAAATTGGGTGAACTGAAATACATTACAAGAGACAATTCTACGCAGCAAAACAGCCTTATGGAATTGGGAAAGCTACTTAATCAAAAGGACGAACTTGTTCAGAAAATAGAGCATTCCACTTTCAAAAATCATGAAACAAAGGCGGAAAACGCAAAATTCGAGAATGAAATAGATCGTTTAATAGATAAACTGAAAGAAAAAGAACTTTCACTTCTTTCGGAAAGGGCTCACGATTCTATTAGAAAGGAGAAGATTACAGATTGGGTCTTATTCTTTTCCATCTCCTTTAATATATTGATATTAGCTGTACTTTATAGATTTTTAAAAAAGGAATCCGATCGTAGAATAGAAGCCGAAAACATCCTTTTTGAGAAAAATAATCTTTTGGAAAATTCACTTTCCGAAAAAGAAAAATTCTATAAGGAAATATTAATGATTAAATCAGCTTTGGATTGTGCCTCCAGCAATATTATGATTGCAGACAATAATCTGAATGTGGTGTACACTAATCGATCCATAGTGAATATGTTCCAAGCCGCAAGGGAAAGTATTCGTAACGAATATCCTAGATTTTCTCCTGAAGCTTTGATCGGATCTTGTATAGATTCTTTTCATGCAAATCCTGAAAAACAAAGGCAGATACTTTCTACATTTACCAACACTTATAAAAGTTCTATTTCTATCGGTGGAAGACAGTTCAATTTGAGTGCTGACCCTGTTATCGGTTCTTCTGGGGAAAGACTGGGAAGTGTCGTGGAATGGCTGGATGTGACTGAAAGAAATTTGAAAGAATTCCAGATAAATAAACTAAATCAAGATCTCGAAGAGAATATTCGAAAATTAGAATATGCAAATCGAGAATTAGAAGCGTTTAGTTATTCTGTTTCTCACGATTTACGGGCACCTATCCGAGGAATAGACGGATTTACTAAAATTATGTTAGAAGATTATTCTGCCATTTTGGAGCCCGAGCCTTTGAGGATTTTGAATGTGATCGCTACGAATTCAAAATTTATGGGGCAACTGATAGATGATCTATTGGCATTTTATCGCGTATCCAAGCTGGAGCCAAAATCAGATTCTATAAATATGAAACATATGGTATCCGATTCGATAGAGATCATCAATCAGGAATACGGATCCAGAAGTCCTATCGTTGAAATTTCAGAATTACCCCCCGTGAAGGGAGATGCTTCTATGTTAAAACAGGTTTGGTTGAATCTGATCTCAAACGCATACAAGTATTCCTCCAAATCGCAAAACCCATTTGTTGAAATAGGTTTTTTAAATGAGGAGGGAGCCCGAACATTCTTCGTAAAAGATAATGGAGTCGGTTTCGACGATCAATACTCTCATAAACTTTTCAAAGTATTCCAAAGATTACATTCCAGTGAGGAATTCACAGGAACAGGGATCGGACTTGCAATTGTGGATCGGATTGTACAAAGACATGGTGGAAAAGTTTGGGCAGAAGGAAAGATGGGACAAGGTGCCACATTTTATTTTACAATACCGAGCAAGGAATAG
- a CDS encoding response regulator, which produces MNQSGNYDILYAEDNPNDAELTLRGFRKNNLVNQVFHVKDGEEALEFLFCRGRFEGRESGGKPLFVLLDLKMPKVDGLEVLREIKSDEKLRTVPVVMLTSSAEEKDIVESYKLGVNSYIIKPVEFEKLIITVSEIGQYWCILNKSVH; this is translated from the coding sequence ATGAATCAATCGGGAAACTATGATATACTTTATGCGGAGGATAATCCAAACGATGCAGAACTTACTTTAAGAGGTTTCAGAAAAAATAATTTAGTAAATCAAGTCTTTCATGTCAAAGACGGAGAGGAAGCTTTAGAATTTTTGTTTTGCAGAGGGAGATTTGAGGGTAGAGAATCCGGTGGAAAACCTTTATTTGTATTATTAGATCTAAAAATGCCAAAAGTGGACGGTCTCGAGGTGCTACGAGAGATTAAGTCTGACGAAAAATTAAGAACAGTTCCTGTAGTAATGTTAACCTCTTCGGCAGAAGAGAAAGATATAGTAGAAAGTTATAAACTAGGCGTAAACAGTTATATAATCAAACCTGTAGAATTTGAAAAGCTGATCATAACAGTATCTGAAATTGGACAATATTGGTGCATATTAAATAAATCGGTGCATTAA